A genome region from Musa acuminata AAA Group cultivar baxijiao chromosome BXJ3-5, Cavendish_Baxijiao_AAA, whole genome shotgun sequence includes the following:
- the LOC135638831 gene encoding RNA demethylase ALKBH10B-like, whose amino-acid sequence MAAAAGAGDATAVYARDAMIAWFRGEFAAANAIIDELCGHLAQIEGGEEYEAAFAAMHRRRLNWIPVLHLQKYFSIADVSAELRLVAANRAAAASFAVDDPPAEEEPAAPEVVVADPKVAVEEEATAAAEAAAEEKPSGDSSDQRGVEDGEAYGGPQEAPASSDKADVKAEVDGSVRPERIKISKGFVAKESVKGHMVNVVKGLKLYEDIFTDSELLTLSEFVDELRLAGRGGELPGETYIFFNKEMKGNKREIIQLGVPLFQSTTEAASNIEPIPSALQTVIDHLVQWRLIPETRKPDSCIINFFDEDEHSQPYFKPPHLDNPISTLVLSETTIAFGRSLVSDHEGNYKGSLTLPIKQGSLLVMRGNSADMARHVVCASPNKRVIVTFVKVRHAAARQAAASPTALQPTKAMTVWQPGTTQTTTIPQKVATAGVIAWPHRVIPAAWGLALHSPVVMVAPRRAMVVGPGKKAPRNGTGVFLPWTVGPKKHTKHLPPRFQKGRLPSPLEAQA is encoded by the exons atggcggcggcggcgggagcgGGGGACGCGACCGCGGTGTACGCGAGGGACGCGATGATCGCGTGGTTCCGGGGGGAGTTCGCGGCGGCGAACGCGATCATCGACGAGCTGTGCGGCCACCTGGCGCAGATCGAAGGCGGGGAGGAGTACGAGGCAGCGTTCGCGGCCATGCACAGGCGCCGCCTCAACTGGATCCCGGTTCTCCACTTGCAGAAGTACTTCTCCATCGCCGACGTCTCCGCCGAGCTCCGCCTCGTGGCGGCTAACCGCGCGGCGGCCGCCTCCTTCGCCGTGGACGACCCTCCCGCGGAGGAGGAACCTGCTGCTCCCGAGGTGGTAGTTGCCGACCCCAAGGTCGCGGTCGAGGAAGAAGCGACGGCGGCGGccgaggcggcggcggaggagaaaCCTTCCGGAGATTCTTCGGATCAAAGGGGCGTCGAAGACGGTGAAGCGTACGGAG GACCCCAAGAAGCACCAGCTTCATCGGACAAGGCCGATGTGAAAGCAGAAGTAGATGGCTCGGTGCGTCCGGAGAGGATTAAGATCTCGAAAGGTTTTGTGGCCAAGGAGTCGGTGAAAGGGCACATG GTCAATGTTGTGAAGGGTCTCAAGTTGTACGAGGACATCTTCACAGACTCGGAGCTGCTCACGCTCTCTGAATTCGTAGATGAGCTCCGCCTTGCGGGACGCGGCGGCGAACTCCCAG GTGAGACGTATATATTCTTCAACAAAGAAATGAAAGGGAACAAGAGAGAGATCATTCAGCTTGGCGTCCCACTATTCCAATCAACGACGGAGGCAGCAA GTAACATCGAACCAATTCCCTCCGCGTTGCAGACTGTAATCGATCACTTGGTTCAATGGCGTTTGATACCGGAGACTAGGAAGCCCGACAGTTGCATCATCAATTTCTTCGACGAG GATGAGCACTCGCAGCCGTACTTCAAACCTCCGCATTTGGACAATCCCATTTCCACACTCGTCCTCTCGGAAACTACGATCGCTTTTGGGCGGTCTCTTGTTAGCGATCATGAAGGAAACTATAAGGGTTCCTTGACGCTTCCCATCAAGCAAGG GTCACTCCTAGTCATGCGCGGTAACAGCGCGGACATGGCGAGGCACGTTGTTTGCGCTTCACCGAACAAGAGGGTCATCGTCACATTCGTGAAGGTGAGACATGCCGCCGCTCGCCAGGCGGCAGCTTCGCCTACCGCGTTGCAGCCAACCAAGGCGATGACGGTTTGGCAACCCGGGACAACACAGACGACGACGATACCGCAGAAGGTGGCTACCGCGGGGGTCATCGCCTGGCCTCATCGCGTGATACCGGCCGCATGGGGATTGGCTCTCCACAGCCCCGTGGTAATGGTGGCGCCGCGCAGGGCGATGGTTGTGGGCCCTGGCAAGAAGGCGCCCCGCAATGGCACGGGCGTGTTCTTGCCGTGGACGGTCGGCCCCAAGAAGCACACCAAGCATCTTCCTCCTCGGTTTCAGAAGGGGAGGCTGCCATCTCCGTTAGAAGCGCAGGCATAG